The window ACGAGCGGTGAGGGATCCCACGTTGCCAGCGGTGCTGGGGAGACTGGGGCTGCTCCTCACAGTTGTCACCTTGGAATCGCGGCCTGAAGAACCACGGCTAAGACggcctgggaggggggggaaaaaaaaaaataaaaaaatcagaggctgcGTGTGTGATGGAGCACAAGGACACACGAATGATCTGTTGCCTTCACTGGCTCTCCAGCTCTCACCGTAAACATACAGACCCATGAATAATTCAGTGGGGGGTTCTAGGCACCCTCTATCTAGCTGTGCAGGCCTAAGAATTTGAAAAACTTACTAATCACCAGGAAAACCTAAAGACATTTAAATACGGTGGGCAGAATCGTATATGCCCACCCTCAGCAGGTCCAGGATTTTGCGATCGTGTAGCTATATAAGATTTAAGTTCTCTGGGATCAGCACAGCACAGGTTTTGGTGGATCTTCTCAgtcagtttggggaaaaaaaaaagaaaacccaacaaaaaaaccccaaactcaaacaaaacccaaacattctccctctcccagcactCTCATGGAAAGACTAGAGCAAAGCAGAGAACTGCTGCAGGGCAAGCTCAAGAGCTACAGAAAGCGGCCACAGCATTTGTCCTGGAGTCTTACTGGCAGCATCTGAAGGAATGTGCTCCTCTTCCAAGTAGTACTTTATCTTTTGTAGATCATCTGCAGAAAATCTCCATTTATTCTCAGCAGGTGTGGGTGGCACTTTGGGAGATGTCTTTTTTCGGGCAGATCCAGTGGAAGCTGCCACCTGGCAGGACACGGGGAGTGAGCCGGTGATCAGACCTTCTGGAATCTTCTGTGCAAGGACCTTCAGGCCTGTAGACATATAGATCACACATTATCAGTGACCACCAGCAAAAATGGTATCAGTGATTTTACCAGTCACAAATAAAACACTCGACAGAGCTGAATATCCAGCTCTTCCCAGTCTCCAGCTCACACAAACCTCACTCTCTGCTCTCGATCTACCCACCCGAGACCTCAGGGAGTCCTGCCCATCCCCACTTACCTCCAGATAACATAAATAAGTTCTCAAAGCCCCTCTCACACATGGTTGTTGCAGCCTGGCTGGCTAACCTCTCATCATTGTCATACAAAATGATAATTTTGCCATGTGCATTTTTCTGATAGGTAGAAGAGCTAAGGATTCATTTGTAAACTTAAGGTGACCGTTAATaccttttagaaagaaaaagggagacaAACAAATGGGACCGGAGACTGAGAGACTCCCTACTTGATCTGTGAGTATCAGGCAGGAACGCCTTCCCTTCACCTGTGCTTTAAAACTGATTTCTCAGTAGCTGAGGCTTGCCAGGCACTGGAAGGACACAGCCTAATCCCCACGGGAGCGCAGCCCCTGCACCAAGTGTCCACTGCTGTTCTGAAGGTTAGTAACAGGCAATAGCAAGAAGAACCTTCTTTTACAACCTCCCCTTTCCAACCTGGGAAATTATCAGCCTAATCCTAGCTAATAATCCTCTTTCTGTCCTCCAGAGAAAAGCCAATCCCCATGAAGGTGCTGAGAGGAAGCCAAAGGATTTAATGAACGCATCCCTCAGGAAGCCCAGCACTCCAGCAATAGCGAGGGACAGGTGCCCAAGTAGTACAGCTTTGCCTTCCAGTAGTCAAAAATCCCAAGAAATGTCAAATTCAGGCAGCTCCCACCAGAGTCAAGAAGTGTTACAGCCTGGAGGAACTAGGATCCGGCATCTGATGGCGGCAGAGGAGCCGCACCAGGGAATCACAGCCAGTGTAAAggacagcccccccccccgctccttGAAATCCCCAGATTTTGTTGGTTAAGCATTGTCCCGGTCACAGTGACTGCTATAGCTCCAATTCTTTTTGGAAGCCCCCACCAACATACccccagtttcttttttttattttattccagcACTTTTACATATAAAGGATACATATTCCAGAATACTATTTGTATATGGATTCATTGTTCTAGACAGCGTTGCGATAGGGTAGGAAtaagctgcagaggaggaaaaaaaaaaaaaaaagaaaaaaaaaagagaaaaatcatacAGCAGCTGAACACCAACCATCACACAACCTGGAATACAACTGACACAGACTTGTTAGAGTTCAACAGACTTGAAAACCCACTGAGTAAGGGACTAACATCAGCTTGGTCCCCTCATCCCTTTCCAGGGGACATGGGTATAACTGGATGAGTGCTGAGAGCATTCTGCACCCAAGTTGTTTTCCaccttggggggaaaaaaaatgaagccagCCAGACTATGACACAGAGCTGAATACATGCTCCCAGCTGAGACTAGGCTGCTGTGGGATTCTGGCGTCCTCACCTCCAACAATGTGACATTGGTCATACGCATCTCGGTCTCGTACGTCCAAAAGCAGGAAGGGGCAGTCGGGGTAAGGCATGTCTTTAGCCTGAGCGTCCGCTTTCTTTGGAGTGTCCTTTTCTATATCCAGTTCACCGACGCCACTTATCACACTacaagaggaaagaggaggttATGGTGCAAGCTCTCTCTGAACACTTCTGTACCTCTTCATCAGGTCAGAGTGCTTTTCCATCGACTGTTCCAATAGCTCATTCACGTTTCAGTACAGCCAGACACCACATAAAAATGGAGAGAGTCTATTTCAGGCTTTCCAGTACATCTTAAGAgactgatttcatttttaatcaatataaaaaaataaactgactACTTTGCTGTGTGAACATACTACACTCTTCTGGATCAGTCAAGTCGAGGAGTTTTATTCAATGTCCTAAGTGACTCTGAGGTGAAGGAGAATAATTCCAAGAAGCTGCCAAGGTCGAGACATCAGCGAGTGAGACACAGTAAGTAACTGTCAGTCACTAGTCAAGGTCAGAGATACCAGGAAGACACCCTAAGAGGAAGCTTTGTGAAAGAAAGGGTTTGGAAATTTGACTCTTATTCTCAGTCACGGGACAATCCATTAAGATCATCAGCAAAGCACATTACTGAGTGTACCAGAGCAGTTTATAACATGGATTCTTGAACCCAGGGACCTGGATCAAATCCCACAAACATATTTCCTTGTCAGCCATTTAGACAATCATCAATTGGCGACAGTGTTGGGTTACAGCCGGAAACCAAACTCCTTCAGACAGGAAAACTTGCCAACCCTCTTTCCTGCTCATATCCCCAAACCTGCAAAATCAGGCTTTACTGAGAAATACAGTATAAAGCCACTTAGtagcaatttaaaataactagctggataaaaataattatcttctAAGACAGGAAGACTGTCTTAGACATTGTATGCTATTATCAGGCACCTCTGCAGCGTGGACCGATAGGATTCCCCAGCTCCTGTGTTGTTTATGAACAGGACTGGACTAGGTGTCCCATCAGGGCTTCCTTTCCCATTTGTCCCTGCTGTGACTTCAGCATCTGCATCTGGAGCAGCAGAATCGCCATCTGGGGAGAGAACAGGGTGCAAAGAGTTAAAATGCTGCAGACAATAAATAAGCAGGTTTTAAGCCCAGCTTCTATTCTTAGAAGAAAGCACGTCTCTTAAAGGCAGCCTTATCTTCATCCTCTTACAAGAATGACTTACCAAGAGgctcatattaaaaataataaaaaaaccatgTGATTTTTAAGGACTCAAGATCTCATTTTAAGAAttcaataaaaatttaattcttGATGCATGATATCTACTGAGTTACTACAATAAACTTGGCAGCACGAGGTCTTTCCTATTTGCAAGCCTCTGTTTTAGGAGTGTTTCTGTTCCCAAAGTGGAATGGCTGCAGGCCACAAgttaagttatttttttcctcctgattaAAAGACTTGCTGAATAGTCAGCTATGTCTGTCAGGACACAGTTCACCATATGACAGTGATCTACAGCTCTTTCTCTTTGTGCTTACAATAAATACTGTTACCTTCCAGCTTGTGGATCTCCTCATTTGTCACTTCTAAGGTTTCATCAGATAGGGAGGCAACCTGGATGAcctgcatgaaacaaaagcaagccaAGGATACCTTGATACGCATGCACCAGTGGGGGATCAGCTTAAGTAAAAACAATCCTCAAGCCAAAACATGTTTAACTCAACACAATTTCTACTGGACTTCAAGGTCACATATAAGTGCATACATGATGCATGTGTTGCAAGTGTGGccttttattaaacaaaacttGTagcaaaacccccccaaaacactcAGCCTTAGAATAAAGAAAAGCCAGATATGCCATGCTGGCAATATCAAATACCAGAATGCTTTCTGATATTTATGAAGTTCAGTCACCGGCTGcaactgaaacatttcagagaaTACGCTACACCGACTAAAATCGGTTAATTGGTCTCTGAGAGCAGACCTGAGGTATTCACATACTAACTCAGTTCAGCACCCCAGTGAGAGTCACAGGATTGGTCTTAATAATCCAGGGGAACTAAAGACACAAGTCTGCAGAAACCCACTCCTTCAGGAAAGGGAAGGTTAAACTTGCAGATACTGCTCTCCTTAGAAGACAGCTTGTTTTTTCTAGTTTTTACTAGTTTTCTTGAACCAACATGTAAGCAACACATAGCTCTTTATTTACCGatcaatttttccatttttttagtcttttgattcattacttttaattaaaaaaatacgcAGAAAGCCTTGAGGTCACAACCTTCCCATCTTGTGCAGTTAAACCCGCTATTAAGGAGGGCTTCAGGCTGTGACTGCTTGACACAAAGCTCGATGAGATCAGATTTGAATGCTACTTTACATAGcccttttcttttgtaagaGGCTTGAAGATCCTCTTAAGTTAACAAACAGGGAACAAATTTCAAAGACAGGGTCACTACAAACTTCAATTTGCAACTAAAAATGTTTGACTACTCTGAAAACACTGGCATGAGTGGTTTGCTTTTATTAAGGGGAAATCTCCGAGGGCAGGAAGAAGCCAGCACGGAAGAATTACACACTAAGGCTACATAATTACACAGAAAGCTTTagacaaagcaaaaatgctGTTCACAAAAGATAACAACTTTCACAGAGGCCAGAGATGGGAACTATACATACCAACTGGGCCAAAGTAGTGACTTTCAGTCTTTTAAACAGCTCATCCTTTTTATATCTGTaatcttcaaaaacaaaacagaagaggacAATGTAAATTTTCAATTAACATCCAGCTTTTGCAAATACCAGGCGATAGGCTTAGTCCCAGCTATTCTCGTAGACTCTCTTTGCCAAGGCGGCAGGATTTTGGGCACTAAGCTTGTGCTGAAAGATCGGAGTGGCAAACCTGAAGGCTTTGTGAAAAGTAAAACCAGTTATAAAGAGAAATTTTGTCCAAATGTGATTAAAATGGAGAAGGCAGATTTAGTTGCCTTTAGACTATTTTGTGCTTTCTGTGCTCGCTGGGGGAAGGAAGCGGTTTCATGAATTTATCACCTTGCCCACTGTTCTCTGAAGCCTGCTATGGTCACAAAGCCTCTTAAACCAAAAGATTTAATTTACAcgaatttttcatttgtgtaaATTACAGCAGAATCAGAGCATAGGAGCACTGTATCTCAGACTATGTGTTATCAAATACTAAGCTAAACACGTATGTTTAATCCTACTGATTAAAATGCTCCAGGTTTTCTTACTTTATCTGACAATTCAATTCCGATCCCTACAATTTGCTAATTGGATATCTAAAGGAATGGATAACTGACAGAAGGTGTTTAATGCAGAAAACTGAACAGCGGATCGGCACGGATACCAGCTTGAAGGCCACATCATTGCTACGGAGAAAGTGGACTAATTGAGCCTTAAGCCTGAAGACAAAGCTTAGGCAGCAAGAAAACCGAGCGGTCTGTTGGAACAACTGGCAAACAACCAGAGCAGAGATTAACAGTGCTAAGTAAGCGATGACAAGGATGGAAGCCTGATTGCATACAGATACTCGAGCTGTGTAAACACGAGGAAGAGAGAAGCCTTCTACTGTGAAACAAAAGGGTGTATGTAGTAGGAGAGAGAAGCTAGACGAGTATCAGTAGGAACATCTTGATATGAAATAGCCCCCCCACGGGAAGTAATGGAAGCTTCATCCTTTGGGAAATTTACAgctagaaaaggggaaaaaaaaaaagaaaaaagaaaaaaagatcaatcCTGCACTggcagagaaaggcaaaaaagatgaacaaaatTCCTCACGTGTCAGGTACTGCAGCTGCAACAGAGTTCTGCATGCAGGTCTTGAAGCCACGCTCTAATGAACCTGAGCgctctcaaaaaaataaaattgcctctcccttcttttcttttcctcctcctcccttacTAGGCTCCACCTCTGAagtcacagatttttatttttaaaactaaagaaaaatcctttgcaTTTTATAACAATTTCAGTAACTGTTGGAGAATATTCCAAAccagtctctctccagctgttCAGCTAAGAGGGCTAACAACGGAGAACAGGACTTTTATCAAATCCAGCCAATAAGCAATTCTAAATCCTCTGAAACCATCTGCTGAATGCTCCATAGCTTAAGCAAGGGAAGatgggggagaaaggggaagggctCCAATCCATATTCCTGTaaccaacacacaaaaaattacgGCAAAATTAGCTTATGGAAACTCTCCAGCTGAGATTTGTTTAGAGAAGGAGCCATGCAAACACTGGAACTCTTCCCCATACAAACGGTGATCACACGCTTCCTGACAGACCCTCTGCTCGGACAAGATTCTGCCCGTACACAGCCAACGGGCACATTACGGTAGCCAAACagacacaaaaagagaaattgtgaGCTTTATCTCTGGGCTTCTTTTATTCCTATCCTTTCATCTCAAATATACTTCCTGAAGAGGTAGGCCAACTAATTTTCAGCATTCAGAGCAAGCAGAGTTCCCAAATTTAACATCCCACCCCATAAATTTTTTATTAGGCTGCAAAGCAATGTCTGCTTTCTACTAAACAACTTGTCTTACAAAGAAGTAGCCCATCCAAAATAACCCAGTACATTGCAGCGCATACTACAGCTTTCAAACCATGGGTCTAAAGTATAAACTGTACATAAACTAGATTTCAGAATGTCAATTAACTAGAAGATTACCCTGGCAGTTCTTGCAAAACCACCTGGTTTCAAGCCTCAAGCTCGGGTTGCTAAAGCCTCCCTTTACAACTCggaaataacagcaataattaTCTTTTATACAGCCCATTTCACCTGCCTGACACAAAACCTGCATGTAGCCCATGTCCAAATGATTAAAACTCCTCAGCCACGGACAAAAAAGAGCCCTTCAGTCATGAGAAgagcaagaaataaatttaatttagaaggacaaataaaagcagcaaagcttATGAAATACCGGATGTATAAATATAAACACCGACAAAGCCAAACTGTTGTCACAGTGCTTATACAATACGGCTGCTAGATGGTTTCTTCCCACCTCAAGCAAGGATTATTCACTCCAGAACAAGCCTTTACGACCTAGATCTTGCTTTCACCAcccaaaattatttctatcaaaaagaaaagacaaaagtgTTGTTATTACAAAGCCCAAAGTGGAGCAGATCGATCTGAATGCCTGCGGGAGCCTCCCAGCAGTTATCAGAAAGTTCAGAAGTGCTGCTTCCGACTATAAAAGCAACATGACGTACCCGGTTCCGTCCTGGAAGGTCCATTCggattttctgacattttttgcTTCAATGAACTGGTCTGAAGCTGTAATTATTGTGTATTCAAGGATGTGCTCCTCGAGGCTTCAGCAATGAGTGaagcaacaccagaaaaaagggaagaggctTCGTGTCTCTCCTCAAGTCAATCCTCCAAAAGACAAATCATCGTGGTTCCAGCTCTCTTATCACTTTTGATTCCACAGCAGGCTCACAGTATTAAGTCCCACTCTCTCACATTACACAAGAGACAGAGAGTTGACTGTATAAGGTATTTAAAGTTGTGTCCAAATGGTGTCATCTATCCATGAGAAATCAAGGGGGAGAAGTTTCTAAACTGCCTGGGAACACAAGGTGCCTATTCAGCCAAATATAATGAGAAAGTTTCTACTGGACTCCAGAACCATGATGAAACATAAGAACTCCTACATGAAACAAAATCAGATTCACAGCAGAGATTGAAAACCAACTAGACCCATACAAACAAGATTTTCAGCACAGATAAAAACCGATGGCAATCCAGCGTTAAGCACTGAAATCTTAGTCGGTCAACACAGCGTTTTGGAAAGCAAGATCATTTCTCTTTTGATTTTCCCCAAAGAccacagtgtttaaaaaaacccaaacacaaaacaaccaacaaaccagCAACAAAGGACCATTTTGCATGAAGccaagcacaaatacatttATGGGACAGATTAGCGACCTCCCTTATAATCTGAATGTTACCATCTTAGAGAAATACAGTAAGTGGGTCTAAGAACTAAAACTCAACATTCGAAGTCCTAATTAATCCTCATTAATGGggacaatttttctttcacatcaaTAAACACAGCTTTTGGGTTTAATAGCTTTCCTGGCTCTCTATGTGAAAATACTCCAGACAGTAGCTGGAAATAAAGTAGTAAAATATTAGCTTTTTCAgtacaaattttttaaaagcacctattttcagcaggaaaacagactgaaagaaaaatcagtgaggTTTTCATTAGCCTGAACGACCCAAAGTCTTCAAAAGATCAGTGTTTTGTTCTGGTGAAATCAATAAACTACATGGGAATGAGCCTGTCTTTTTCCTGTCTTGGAGTATTCTAATAGAATTCTAAATACGCTACAATTATACACAAGTAAAAGAACTCAAGCTCAATCATTTTGTCACCTAAAAGTGAAACAGAAGTCTCAGAAATGCAGTCTGAGTCTTTCCAGATGAGTCTAGTCCAGTTTTCTTAATCCAGAGACCTTCTTCCTGCCTGGTTTCCATTCAATACCAACATTCACACAAAGAAGGATCTGGAAAGACTCCTacagctgcctgcctggcttCTTATGTTAAATCTGTAAAGTTCtgtgagagacagagaaataagGTGCAGGATAAAGTGGAATGTGTCCAGCAAAGAATCAAGGTAGAAGCATCTTTCTAACTGTAGAATCTCCTGCGTGTTCCTACGGTTCATGCATGTAAATGTGGGAATCATCGGAGCAGAGACTTCTGAGCAAACAGAGGGCCTGGGATTCAACCCCTGCTCTTTCAGTTTTGAACTAACCCACCGCAAGTTACATTCTGCTCCTCCCCAGATACTCACTTCTTTTAATCTCTTCCAACTTCTCGGTGTATTTTGTCAAACTGTTtcctgtaacaaaaaaaaacagTCAATCAGTTTGTTACAAATTTTTTATTAGTGGTTTTCTTCAGCACTACTAAggcttaaattttatttttttgaaggaaaagatcGGGCTATGATACAAATACTTGTTGCAGATCGTCTTTCACCGGGACAATATGGGGCAGCCATAAATCAAAAAGTACTGTGATTTTCCTCTTAGCAATTTTCTCTTGCAAGGAAAACCGAGCTAAATAGCCAAATCAGTCAAAGGACTTGCTGGACCCCAGCTGCCAACAGTCTCCAGGAACAAGCAGTGCTCCGTAGCTTAAAGACTCTGTACTGGAGAGGGGAAGTCACTGTGAACGTTCACAACCAGGAGGAGCTCAAATCTTCTCTGTATATTCCCAGCCCTACTTCAGTTCTTCTAACAGAACGCACccaagttttattttacaggatTTTCAGTAAGGGGTGTGGAAGTATCCACACCCTGCTAGTCAGAACAGCAATATtcgcaaaaaaaacccagccttgTAGCACCCTTCCCATTTACAAATTCCATACTGAGCCCCCTCTACTCAAAAGCTAAGTTACTTTGATGCTGCTTTGGAGAACTAAGCCATCACCTTCAGAAAGTCACTACCTAAAACTCAGTACATTACAGGTCCATATGTTATGGCACTCTTTCTAAGGGAGCTGAAATCAGGACCTTGGTATTCAAATCCTGCCTCCACCACACTACTTCAAGCGCAACTATGTCCACACTGTCCCTTCTCCAATATTTTTTGCGTTGATACTATAGGCGGGTGTTACTGGATAAAAATTCAACCactttaacaacaaaaaatccccaaagacATCCTCCAAATAATTATCTTGATTTATACCCTTGTCAAGATAATAGTTTATACAAGAAAAGCCCACACGTAGGAACTCCAAGACCAGTAATTTCTATAGGAACTGTCACAACAGAGCCTGATGTAATAAGGTGAGATACATCATAATTGCGATGTGAGTTCTGACATTCCTGCACAGTATCTAAGGTAAAGCAGTTTGGAACAGAGGCAGTTAAGACATTCAGCATACTTTTATACATTCCTACAttcacattttggttttttacccTATGATGTCACTTACCAGTATCGAGGCGGGTTTTTATATGTTGGTATCTGGGATTCTGAGGGATGCGCCtcattaaatactgttttaaaaaggaaaagataagaGGAAGTCAATATACAgccatgtattttctttaaaggcaaaaaaacatTAACAGAAAAGGCAATTTGAAGAGCTCCAAGAGACAgcaaaaagagaagcaagatCACAGGCATCCTCTCAGACAATTCTCCACTCTCAGACGGAAGGAAAGATC of the Grus americana isolate bGruAme1 chromosome 1, bGruAme1.mat, whole genome shotgun sequence genome contains:
- the CEP41 gene encoding centrosomal protein of 41 kDa isoform X2; translated protein: MSSRRSVGDPEYLMRRIPQNPRYQHIKTRLDTGNSLTKYTEKLEEIKRNYRYKKDELFKRLKVTTLAQLVIQVASLSDETLEVTNEEIHKLEDGDSAAPDADAEVTAGTNGKGSPDGTPSPVLFINNTGAGESYRSTLQSVISGVGELDIEKDTPKKADAQAKDMPYPDCPFLLLDVRDRDAYDQCHIVGGLKVLAQKIPEGLITGSLPVSCQVAASTGSARKKTSPKVPPTPAENKWRFSADDLQKIKYYLEEEHIPSDAASRLSRGSSGRDSKVTTVRSSPSLPSTAGNVGSLTARSLSRSSLQNRPWK
- the CEP41 gene encoding centrosomal protein of 41 kDa isoform X1, whose amino-acid sequence is MSSRRSVGDPEYLMRRIPQNPRYQHIKTRLDTGNSLTKYTEKLEEIKRNYRYKKDELFKRLKVTTLAQLVIQVASLSDETLEVTNEEIHKLEDGDSAAPDADAEVTAGTNGKGSPDGTPSPVLFINNTGAGESYRSTLQSVISGVGELDIEKDTPKKADAQAKDMPYPDCPFLLLDVRDRDAYDQCHIVGAYSYPIATLSRTMNPYTNSILEYKNAHGKIIILYDNDERLASQAATTMCERGFENLFMLSGGLKVLAQKIPEGLITGSLPVSCQVAASTGSARKKTSPKVPPTPAENKWRFSADDLQKIKYYLEEEHIPSDAASRLSRGSSGRDSKVTTVRSSPSLPSTAGNVGSLTARSLSRSSLQNRPWK